The region TCATGAGAGGCATCGGGCGAGCTATGGCCTCTGCTTTAATAAATGTTTCCCGGTCGCAGGGGTCGTCGGGCGGCGGACGACCCTGCCGCATTTCAGGCATGAGCTAATTGCCCTGCCGGGCCTTATCCTCACTCTCAGCGTTCGGCCGGGAATAAGGAACGAGCCGCAGGTCCTGCAGTACAGACGCTTCAGTGGCGCTGGCGGGCGCACATTGTACCGCATACCGATATTTCTTGCGAGCGCAACATAGCGGTCCGCGAGAGCTAGGTCTCCGACAAGGGCCCTCTCCCGAGCCATTTTAAAAAGAATGACCATCCTCTCTTGGGCTATCCGCACAATCTCCCGGGACCTC is a window of Thermoplasmata archaeon DNA encoding:
- a CDS encoding RNAase P; amino-acid sequence: MGKRRHRVGRRSREIVRIAQERMVILFKMARERALVGDLALADRYVALARNIGMRYNVRPPAPLKRLYCRTCGSFLIPGRTLRVRIRPGRAISSCLKCGRVVRRPTTPATGKHLLKQRP